GGTTAAAAACAAATTTTAAACAGTCTCTATAGTAATTAAAAATTATAATTTAATTTCGTATATCTTTGCGAAGAGTTTTATAATTCATTTAATTAATTACTTTTGCATTAAATTAATTACAACATGAAATCGCCATGATTTGGAAACGCAAACACGAATAAAAACAAAGCGATACCATATGACCTTTAAGAAACAATAAATATTTCATATGAAAAATATTTTAGTACCTGTTGGAGCTTCTCAAAATGCATTAAGCAATTTGCAATATGCTGTAGATTTTGCTCAAGCTTTTGGAGCCAGACTTTATGTAGTTCAAGTATATAATGTTTATACCAAAGCAGGCACTATGATAAAAATAGATCATATTTTAGAAGAAGATACGCTTAATTATTTAAACGATCTGGTTTCTAAAGTTGACACCAAAAATGTTGAGGTCGTTGTAAGAGCGCTTAAAGGAAAATTTATTGATACTATAGAGTTGGTTTGTAAAGCAGCAGATATTGATTTAATTTTGATTGAACCAAGGATCTATTCAGAAGATGATGACTTGTTTTTAGGAAAAACATCAGGTAAAATTGTTAAGCAAACGATAATTCCAACTTTAATAATTCCAGAAGGTTATGTTTTTAAGCCTATTGAAACCATTTTGATGGCTGTAAAATCTGCGATTATTAAAAAGGAAGGTGTGCTTACTCCATTAAAAGCTATAAAAAATAATTTTAAAGCGGTGGTTAATTTGCTTTTAGTAAAAACGCCTTATTATAATGAAGGAGATTTTGATGTTAACGACGAGTTATCGAGTATCGTATCGGAGGTGATACATTCTGAAAACCCAACAACCTATCATGGTGTTTTAGAGCATTACAAAATGCATAACCCAGATATGCTTTGTGTCGTAAGACGAAAAAGAGGGTTTTTTATGAAGAAATGGGAGAATAACCAAATTTATAAAAAAGATTTTAACAGTAGCTTACCTGTTTTGGTGTTAAGCGAATTAAAATAATTAGTTGGGGATGTAGCTCAGTTGGCTAGAGCGCTTGGCTGGCAGCCAAGAGGTCGTGGGTTCGAATCCCATCTTCTCCACCAAAAAACCTTGTGTTTCTAGTAAATACGAGGTTTTTTATTTT
This genomic window from Mariniflexile sp. TRM1-10 contains:
- a CDS encoding universal stress protein: MKNILVPVGASQNALSNLQYAVDFAQAFGARLYVVQVYNVYTKAGTMIKIDHILEEDTLNYLNDLVSKVDTKNVEVVVRALKGKFIDTIELVCKAADIDLILIEPRIYSEDDDLFLGKTSGKIVKQTIIPTLIIPEGYVFKPIETILMAVKSAIIKKEGVLTPLKAIKNNFKAVVNLLLVKTPYYNEGDFDVNDELSSIVSEVIHSENPTTYHGVLEHYKMHNPDMLCVVRRKRGFFMKKWENNQIYKKDFNSSLPVLVLSELK